One region of Dokdonia sp. 4H-3-7-5 genomic DNA includes:
- a CDS encoding universal stress protein, producing MIRVLVPTDFSKHALDAFTYGQQLFKGEKVTFTLYHAYEPSALQLLGNKSPLALSKIYRDLKDESEVRLPVFLSEILSRDKSTTFFYKTVSYSGHLKDGIAALEENAYDYIVMGTKGATGLKEVFMGSMTHSIVALHKKIPLLVIPENAVFNEPDSIGFATDFARPYSHEDLQPLIELTKLWKATVRMVEVYEKPEITQVKKDHLQQLEDLLSGVDYRFHTVPEFSSLENCINVFDDELNIDLLVMIDYPKTFFERLTREPVVKKMTFHTTLPFLILPSHN from the coding sequence ATGATACGTGTTTTAGTACCTACAGATTTCTCCAAGCATGCATTAGATGCATTCACTTATGGGCAGCAGCTTTTTAAAGGAGAAAAAGTGACGTTTACATTATATCATGCTTATGAGCCATCTGCATTACAATTATTAGGAAATAAAAGTCCGCTCGCACTTTCTAAGATCTATAGGGATTTAAAAGACGAGTCAGAAGTGCGCTTACCTGTATTTCTATCAGAAATTCTAAGTAGAGATAAGAGTACGACTTTCTTTTACAAAACGGTAAGCTACTCTGGCCACCTTAAGGATGGTATTGCAGCGCTAGAGGAAAACGCTTATGATTATATAGTGATGGGAACAAAAGGAGCAACGGGACTTAAAGAAGTTTTTATGGGTAGTATGACCCATAGTATAGTAGCACTCCACAAAAAAATACCGCTACTTGTCATTCCAGAAAATGCTGTATTTAATGAGCCCGACAGCATAGGCTTTGCAACAGATTTTGCAAGACCGTATAGCCATGAGGATTTACAACCACTTATCGAGCTTACTAAGTTATGGAAAGCAACGGTGCGCATGGTAGAGGTATATGAAAAACCAGAGATTACTCAAGTAAAAAAAGATCATTTACAACAACTAGAAGACTTACTTTCAGGGGTAGATTATCGATTTCATACAGTCCCTGAGTTTTCATCATTAGAAAATTGTATAAACGTGTTTGATGATGAACTCAACATAGATTTACTTGTGATGATTGATTATCCTAAAACATTTTTTGAAAGACTCACGCGCGAGCCTGTTGTAAAGAAGATGACATTCCATACCACACTACCATTTCTTATACTTCCCAGCCATAACTGA
- a CDS encoding universal stress protein gives MAHILVPTDFSKNAYNALFYATRLYPNEECIITLVHSFENLFSTNTSRIDIGRNEQLYDELERAAFDKLDTLKHEITLDSEGISLVIDMVTSAQPLYKIVNKLIINTNIDVVVMGTKGSSGIREVFLGSQTVKLIKKIKPVPVPVFVVPQSATFQAPTKVAYATDLKIDYAQYPLEIIKEVIRTHKSKLYITHIYNQMSPGQTVETNYRKLKHKLEDVSYTTHWLSSITKMEDALGLFINEHDINLLVLMYHKSGLLKKLFNKSFVDKLSFHSEIPLLILPESF, from the coding sequence ATGGCACACATACTAGTACCCACAGATTTTTCTAAGAACGCTTACAACGCATTATTTTATGCAACTAGATTGTATCCTAATGAGGAATGCATAATAACGCTAGTACACTCTTTTGAAAATTTATTTTCCACCAATACGAGTCGTATAGATATAGGTAGAAATGAGCAATTATATGATGAGTTAGAACGTGCAGCTTTTGATAAGCTTGATACGTTGAAGCATGAAATAACACTTGATAGTGAGGGCATTTCTCTTGTTATTGATATGGTAACGAGCGCACAGCCTTTATACAAAATAGTAAATAAGCTTATCATAAATACAAACATAGATGTAGTGGTGATGGGAACTAAAGGCTCTTCAGGAATACGAGAAGTATTTTTAGGAAGCCAAACGGTAAAACTAATTAAGAAAATAAAGCCTGTGCCTGTGCCTGTGTTTGTAGTGCCTCAAAGCGCCACTTTTCAAGCGCCTACAAAGGTTGCTTATGCTACAGATCTTAAAATTGACTATGCTCAGTATCCACTAGAGATTATAAAGGAAGTCATAAGAACACATAAATCTAAGCTGTACATCACGCATATTTATAATCAAATGAGCCCAGGTCAAACTGTGGAGACTAATTATAGAAAACTTAAGCACAAACTGGAAGACGTCTCTTATACTACGCACTGGCTGTCTAGTATCACTAAGATGGAAGATGCACTAGGCCTCTTTATTAATGAACATGATATCAATTTACTAGTATTGATGTACCACAAAAGTGGCCTTTTAAAGAAACTCTTTAATAAATCGTTTGTAGATAAATTAAGCTTTCACTCAGAAATACCTCTACTCATATTACCAGAATCATTCTGA
- a CDS encoding restriction endonuclease — MIKKSIQVKKSSGEKVDFSLEKLKASLHRSGAGENDVSHILNIVRDELYQGISTKEIYNRAFALLKKKKSVFASKYKLKKAIYEFGPTGFPFEKFIGQVLKHSGYDTEVGVLMDGKCVHHEVDVVASKENRTLYVECKFHGEEGRNCNVKVPLYIHARYSDIIAETKIKGAISTEGWVVTNTRFTKDAIDYGTCAGLTLLSWDYPKDNGLKDRIDSLGLYPITVSTLLTKREKNFLLGRDVVLCKQLLGDSFYLDHLGISETRKSKILKDIQFLCNVSE, encoded by the coding sequence GTGATTAAAAAGTCTATCCAAGTCAAAAAGTCCTCTGGTGAAAAAGTAGATTTTTCACTAGAGAAACTGAAAGCCTCTTTACATCGCAGCGGCGCTGGAGAAAATGACGTAAGTCATATTCTTAATATAGTTCGCGATGAGCTTTATCAAGGCATATCTACTAAAGAAATTTACAATAGAGCCTTTGCATTGCTCAAAAAAAAGAAATCTGTTTTTGCGTCAAAATATAAATTAAAGAAAGCCATTTATGAATTTGGGCCTACAGGCTTTCCCTTTGAAAAATTTATAGGGCAGGTGTTAAAGCATAGTGGCTATGACACAGAAGTAGGAGTTCTTATGGATGGAAAATGTGTACATCATGAAGTGGATGTGGTGGCAAGTAAAGAAAACCGAACGCTTTATGTAGAGTGTAAATTTCACGGTGAAGAAGGGCGTAACTGTAATGTAAAAGTGCCGCTTTATATTCATGCGAGATACAGTGATATTATTGCTGAGACCAAAATTAAAGGAGCTATAAGTACTGAAGGATGGGTAGTTACTAACACTCGTTTTACAAAAGATGCTATAGATTATGGAACCTGCGCAGGTCTTACTTTATTAAGTTGGGATTATCCTAAAGATAACGGACTCAAAGATCGTATAGACAGCTTAGGATTATATCCCATTACCGTTTCTACACTTCTTACAAAGCGAGAAAAAAACTTTTTACTTGGTAGAGATGTTGTACTGTGTAAGCAATTACTAGGTGATAGTTTTTACCTCGATCATCTAGGAATTTCTGAGACTAGGAAGTCAAAAATTTTAAAGGATATTCAATTTCTGTGCAATGTAAGTGAGTAA
- a CDS encoding universal stress protein, with the protein MKHILIPTDFSNASYNALEYAVQLFINDACTFYVLNTYTPVALYTTTIYDNHTALNIDLGEIYKNNSLERLETIIDKVKYAYPNSKHTFTPIASYNVLTLEIDEIVTTSNIDAIVMGTSGASGLKEVFIGSQTMHVVKDAKVPVIGVPEGYTYKALKDILFATDYRTGTHQKGLSLLEELCRKHISRLIFLNAYFGLSLDEEQLENKESLDTYFERDAHINEIADGMTVLEAVEDFQSKHAIDLLVLVHNKHSFFENLLFTPVVNKIVHHAALPFMILPPVNTAI; encoded by the coding sequence ATGAAACATATATTAATACCTACAGACTTTTCTAATGCTTCATATAACGCACTTGAGTATGCAGTGCAGTTATTTATAAACGATGCATGTACTTTTTATGTGTTGAATACCTACACACCTGTTGCTTTATATACCACCACTATTTACGATAATCATACAGCGCTTAATATAGACTTGGGTGAGATTTATAAAAACAACTCCTTAGAGCGACTCGAGACTATTATAGATAAAGTAAAATATGCTTACCCAAACAGTAAACATACTTTTACTCCTATAGCAAGCTATAATGTATTAACACTGGAAATAGATGAAATTGTTACAACTTCAAACATTGACGCCATCGTTATGGGAACCAGTGGAGCATCTGGACTTAAAGAAGTTTTTATAGGTTCTCAAACAATGCATGTTGTAAAAGATGCAAAAGTGCCTGTGATAGGCGTACCAGAGGGTTATACTTATAAAGCGCTCAAGGATATTCTGTTTGCTACAGATTATCGCACGGGAACCCATCAAAAGGGGCTTTCACTTTTAGAAGAACTTTGTAGAAAGCATATATCTAGGCTCATTTTTTTAAACGCGTATTTTGGTCTTTCTCTAGATGAAGAACAGCTTGAAAATAAAGAGAGCCTTGATACTTATTTTGAACGCGATGCACATATTAATGAAATAGCAGATGGCATGACTGTGCTTGAAGCCGTTGAAGATTTTCAATCTAAGCATGCGATAGATTTACTGGTACTCGTGCACAATAAGCATAGCTTTTTTGAGAACCTATTGTTTACACCTGTTGTAAATAAGATTGTCCATCATGCAGCTCTTCCTTTTATGATTTTACCACCCGTTAATACTGCTATATAA
- a CDS encoding CBS domain-containing protein, with translation MKKRTPVSSIMTSNMVTLHKTDSLEHAEQLFKNHSIRHIPVVDGNNIIGILSYTDLLRISFADAIDEDEQDVDTIVYNMFTIEQVMAKKLVTVTTDTTVKEVAQILASKEFHALPVLQNNTLVGIVTTTDLINYLLDQY, from the coding sequence ATGAAAAAGAGAACGCCCGTTTCTAGCATAATGACCTCAAATATGGTCACACTACATAAAACTGACTCATTAGAGCATGCCGAGCAACTTTTTAAAAATCATAGTATAAGACATATTCCTGTAGTAGACGGTAATAATATTATAGGTATCTTGAGCTATACAGATCTATTGAGAATAAGCTTTGCAGATGCAATAGATGAAGATGAGCAAGATGTAGATACCATCGTCTATAATATGTTTACCATCGAGCAAGTAATGGCAAAAAAACTTGTGACCGTAACCACAGATACAACCGTAAAGGAAGTGGCACAAATTCTTGCTAGCAAAGAGTTTCACGCACTCCCAGTACTACAAAACAATACACTAGTAGGGATTGTTACCACTACAGACTTAATAAATTATTTACTAGATCAATATTAG
- a CDS encoding heavy metal translocating P-type ATPase, whose product MDNCFHCGDPCTTVIHHQEKSFCCHGCKTVYDILSDNDMSYYYDLENTPGTSPLLQEGKFDFLENEQVVAKLLEFDEQGTQVVSLLIPTIHCSSCIWVLENLNKLNPAVKTAQVDFPKKTIRITYTSKELSLQDLVILLARIGYEPYISLDDTTKKKKAVDRNLTYKLGVAGFAFGNIMFLSFPEYFEVSEFWLDKYKYVFRGLMLLFAIPVAFYSGRDYFISAYKGLRSNILNIDVPIAIGISVLFIRSTVEVLMDWGSGFFDSMVGLVFFLLLGKFFQQKTYAYLSFERDYKSYFPIAVTRLYRDDNAFAKAQPSRKEEQTQVYDLKKGDRILIRNSELLPVDGVLINGNALIDYSFVTGEAEPVAKKSGDQLFAGGRQQAGSIEVEVLKPVAQSYLTQLWSNEIFSKGRQTVFETLTDSISRRFTVSLLIIAAIATAYWLFIDISKALQVFTAVLIVACPCAIALAAPFTLGNILRIFGRHKLYLKNSGVIEQLAHIDTIVFDKTGTLTTSAKSVITYEGVALTPEEESLLTSTLRASNHPLSRSLYDLLESHDIKTLDSFTEEVGQGIIGTHNNHTIKVGSYGFVATAQTTSPAAGAERTAVHISTDNEYKGCYIFYNEYREGVQSLFSELKNNYEIIILSGDNDGERTFLSQILPDNATLLFNQKPGDKLDFIKNLQEQGKNVLMVGDGLNDAGALAQSHVGISISENVNVFSPACDGILDASRFTDIATFLRLSHKGVSIIKYAFIFSLFYNLIGLGFAVTGNLAPVVAAILMPLSSISIVLFTTIATHFMGGNLTSKKL is encoded by the coding sequence ATGGATAATTGTTTCCATTGTGGTGATCCCTGTACAACAGTGATACACCATCAAGAAAAATCGTTTTGTTGTCACGGTTGTAAGACGGTGTATGATATCTTGAGCGATAACGATATGTCGTATTACTACGACCTTGAGAATACACCAGGTACGTCTCCGCTACTTCAAGAAGGTAAGTTTGACTTTTTAGAAAATGAACAAGTAGTTGCCAAACTTTTAGAGTTTGATGAGCAAGGAACACAAGTTGTATCCTTATTAATCCCTACCATACACTGTAGCTCTTGCATCTGGGTGCTAGAAAATCTTAACAAATTGAATCCTGCGGTCAAAACCGCGCAAGTAGATTTTCCTAAGAAAACCATAAGAATCACTTATACATCTAAGGAGTTGTCACTACAAGATCTGGTTATCCTTCTAGCAAGGATAGGCTACGAACCTTACATTTCGTTAGATGATACCACAAAGAAGAAAAAGGCGGTAGACAGGAACTTGACGTATAAGCTAGGTGTGGCTGGGTTTGCTTTTGGAAATATTATGTTTTTATCATTTCCTGAGTATTTTGAGGTAAGTGAGTTTTGGTTAGATAAGTATAAATATGTCTTTAGAGGGTTAATGCTTTTGTTTGCCATTCCGGTAGCCTTTTACTCAGGACGTGACTATTTTATCTCTGCCTACAAAGGATTGCGGTCTAATATCCTCAATATAGACGTGCCTATCGCCATTGGTATTTCTGTACTATTTATAAGATCTACCGTTGAGGTTTTGATGGATTGGGGTTCGGGATTTTTTGATAGTATGGTGGGACTTGTATTCTTCTTGTTGCTGGGTAAATTCTTTCAGCAAAAGACCTACGCGTACCTCTCTTTTGAGCGTGACTATAAGTCTTACTTTCCTATTGCTGTAACACGATTATATAGGGATGATAACGCTTTCGCGAAAGCGCAACCTTCAAGAAAAGAAGAGCAAACACAAGTATACGACCTTAAGAAAGGCGACCGAATTTTAATACGCAACAGTGAGTTATTGCCTGTAGATGGCGTTTTGATTAACGGAAATGCACTCATAGATTACAGCTTTGTTACAGGAGAAGCCGAGCCTGTAGCCAAAAAATCTGGTGATCAGTTATTTGCTGGTGGAAGACAGCAAGCGGGATCCATAGAAGTAGAAGTACTGAAGCCAGTGGCGCAAAGTTACCTCACACAATTATGGTCTAACGAAATATTCTCAAAAGGCAGACAGACCGTTTTTGAAACCCTTACAGATAGTATAAGTAGACGTTTTACGGTGAGTTTACTCATTATTGCTGCGATTGCAACGGCTTACTGGTTATTTATAGACATATCAAAAGCACTTCAAGTATTTACGGCAGTTCTCATTGTGGCATGCCCTTGTGCTATCGCGCTAGCAGCACCATTTACATTAGGAAATATACTACGCATTTTTGGGAGACATAAACTGTATCTAAAAAACAGCGGCGTTATTGAGCAGCTTGCTCATATTGATACCATTGTCTTTGATAAAACAGGAACACTTACTACGAGTGCAAAAAGTGTAATCACTTATGAGGGAGTGGCGCTTACACCAGAAGAGGAATCACTATTAACAAGCACGCTGAGAGCTTCAAACCATCCCTTGAGTAGATCTCTTTATGATTTACTAGAATCTCACGATATAAAAACACTAGACTCCTTTACAGAAGAAGTAGGACAAGGAATCATAGGAACACATAATAATCATACGATTAAAGTAGGTTCTTATGGATTTGTGGCAACTGCACAAACAACTTCTCCAGCAGCCGGTGCCGAACGTACTGCTGTGCACATAAGTACAGATAATGAGTATAAAGGTTGCTACATCTTTTACAATGAATATAGAGAAGGTGTGCAATCGCTTTTTAGTGAATTAAAAAATAACTATGAGATTATCATACTTTCTGGTGATAATGATGGAGAGCGTACTTTTTTATCACAGATATTACCAGATAATGCAACGCTACTTTTCAATCAGAAACCTGGAGATAAATTAGACTTTATAAAAAACTTACAAGAGCAAGGTAAGAATGTACTCATGGTGGGAGATGGGCTTAATGACGCTGGTGCGCTAGCGCAGAGTCATGTGGGTATTTCTATCTCAGAGAATGTAAATGTTTTCTCACCAGCTTGTGATGGGATTCTAGACGCATCGAGATTTACAGACATAGCAACTTTTTTAAGGCTCTCACACAAGGGAGTGAGCATCATTAAGTATGCTTTTATATTCTCATTATTCTATAATCTTATAGGATTGGGGTTTGCCGTTACGGGCAATCTTGCTCCTGTTGTTGCTGCTATTTTAATGCCGCTTAGCTCTATAAGTATCGTCTTATTTACAACGATTGCCACCCATTTTATGGGAGGAAATCTCACTTCAAAAAAACTATAA
- a CDS encoding universal stress protein: protein MKKKILIPTDFSKNAWNALTYAADLFKHEECSFIVLNTYRTKGYNLGDLMVPEPGTPSYESAKTASEKHMDKLVSMIEFRDTNPKHEYEIITKFGGLMEVMEAIIEQRDIELVVMGTKGASNSRGALFGTSTILAMEKLRNCPVMGVPLDVRVASLKEIVMPTGYKTHYKRKELSNLTTIANLQDANICVLYVNPDDTLSKQQEANKELLAECLEDASFSFHHLSGVDATIGVRNFVESRDSDMVAIINRKHAFFGSVFTTPMIKELGMFSKVPLLVMHDLRN, encoded by the coding sequence ATGAAAAAGAAGATTCTAATACCTACAGATTTCTCAAAAAATGCTTGGAACGCGCTCACCTATGCAGCCGATCTTTTTAAGCATGAAGAATGTTCTTTCATTGTTCTCAACACCTATAGAACTAAAGGTTACAACTTAGGTGATTTGATGGTTCCAGAACCTGGAACACCATCGTATGAGAGTGCAAAAACGGCATCAGAGAAGCACATGGATAAGTTGGTGAGTATGATAGAATTTAGGGATACTAACCCTAAGCATGAGTATGAAATCATCACAAAGTTTGGTGGTCTTATGGAGGTGATGGAAGCTATAATTGAGCAACGAGATATAGAGTTAGTGGTGATGGGTACTAAGGGAGCAAGTAATAGTAGGGGAGCTCTTTTTGGTACAAGTACCATTCTCGCGATGGAAAAACTACGCAATTGCCCTGTGATGGGAGTGCCTCTCGATGTACGAGTAGCCAGTCTCAAAGAGATTGTAATGCCTACAGGATATAAAACTCATTATAAACGCAAAGAGCTCAGCAATCTCACAACAATTGCAAACCTTCAAGACGCAAATATCTGTGTGCTTTATGTAAACCCAGATGATACGTTAAGTAAACAACAAGAAGCAAATAAAGAGTTGCTGGCAGAGTGCCTAGAAGATGCATCCTTTAGTTTCCACCATCTGAGTGGAGTGGATGCTACTATTGGTGTGAGAAATTTTGTAGAGAGTCGTGATAGCGATATGGTTGCTATCATTAATAGAAAGCATGCCTTTTTTGGGAGTGTTTTTACCACACCTATGATCAAGGAGCTCGGTATGTTCAGCAAAGTGCCATTATTAGTGATGCATGATTTACGCAATTAA